The Hemiscyllium ocellatum isolate sHemOce1 chromosome 46, sHemOce1.pat.X.cur, whole genome shotgun sequence genome segment TTGGAGTTGGAAGTCAGTGAACTCATTTTGTGACTGGTTAGCTGGGAGGTGGTGTTTAAGCTGTATTCAGAGCAGTTGCTCTATGTAAGGGAGATAAGATACCCCACCCCATCAGGATCGTCTTGGCTCTGTGCTGGAGCCATCTCCTTGGCAATGATGAAAGGTTGAGTCCCTTGGGCTCCCATAACATAGATCGTGATCAACTGGCCAATCATAGGATCTCTAACAGTCAGCCTCACAGCCTGCCGCATTCCTTCACCACCAACATCTGATAATCTCACCACTCTGAGTTTCCTTGTCAAATGCGCATTGAGCATCATGCTGCTGCAGGACCTCTGCATCCAAAACATGCGAAGTTGGGGAAAAAAAGGGCATGATCTTAACAGGCTTTGGCAGTTTGTTGCATCCTATTTtcaatttcatagaatcataggatccctacagtgtggaaacaggccatttggcccaacaagtgcacatcgaccctccgaagagtaacccactcagatacATTTcccctaggcaaaagtgaggactgtagatgctggagattagagtctagattagagtggtgctggaaaagcacagcaggtcaggcagcacccgaggagcaggaaaattgacatctTGGGCACCTTCaacacattcccctacccaattactctacatttactcttgTCTagtgtacctaacctacacatccctgaacactatgggcaatttagcatagccaattcacctaacctgcacatctttggatagtgggaggaaactggagcacccagagaaaacccacacagacacgggaagaatgtgcaaacgccacacagtcgcccgaggctggaattgaacatgagttcctggtgctgtgaggcagcagtgctaaccactgagccaccgtgctgcccagtttGGTCCAGATAGGCTATAATTGCAGGGTAAAGCAGGTTTCCTGGTGGCAAGCTAATAAGAAATATACAAGGAACTGATATGTGAAGCTGTGCAGGACGAAGAAAAATTACAGGGACATTGCTGTGCCCAGCATACGAGCAGACCAGGGGCTGTGGAAACAAATCTCAGCCACAGAAGTGACGTCCCGTGCCTCCACATGTGAAAGCTGCCCACAACAGTGTCAATGTTCCTGAGGATCAGATCCTAAGGCCGACCTGCAGCGTGACCAGAGGCAGAGTGACGTCAAAAACTATAATGAGGAGCTAAAAAGATGTGTTAAACCTGGACTATCTAAAAAGAAACCAAAAATGGACAACTTCCTCATGGATTAAGAAAAAACATTTCCCTTCATTACTGTAATTGATAAGAAGTTTTGCTTTACATTTCGCCAAAGTATATTAATAAGTAAAAATGGGAATTTGGAACACTACTACATAACGATGTACTGTAAATTCAAGGCTTTTCCTTATAAAGCATGCTTCGGATGAAGAATGTTGGCAAGGTGAAGACTATTTTGAAAGCTCACTagttgattttcttttatttaaaccAGCAGCAAGAGGTACAGTCTGCATTGAATCTTCTCGCAAAACACAAATCATTCACAGATGGTGATGTAGTTAAAAAAGCAATGACTGTGTGTCATTGACCTTTTATTCAAAGACTTTTGGAACAAAGAAGAAATAATAGAAAAAATACAAAGCATCTCAAATCCATTCCTTCAGGCCATCATTGGTGGCTCAATCACCAAATTCCATCAGGCATTTGATTTACAAAGCAGTGGAGTTGATACAGACATAATTGCTTTGCCAAAATGATACTGAGCTGAAAGTTGAATAAAGGGACAGCGATTTTTAGGGACTCATAAACAGAGAAAAATAATCACTCCCCAGCatgtttagtttgagaaacttgatcGATATGAACAAGTCACgcgcaagggtctgtttccatgccgtatgactCTGTCTGCTTCTAAAGTGAAAGCCTGCTTCAGTTCCACATATCTCTGGTTCCACATACTTCTGGGAGACCATATGCACCCAAATGAAGATAATCAGGTCCAAGTACTGCATTGTCCTCTCGGATACCTATTTGATGGACAGTTTACAACTAGCAGTCTCAAACCACAACCTAGACTTCAAGGTACTGGCAGAGCCTCAGGAGGTGACACTAAGTGTGTTGAGGGCAAAATAATTATCTATAGTGGATTATGGCACTAAAAATAAACCGTTTATTCTATATTTTCTGGGGGTAGATTCAAAGTGATCTTAGACAAAGTTGGAGCCCACTGGGCTAGGCTCTCCTGCACTTGTTAACCAGAAAGTTTTCTTCATTACCAGAAGAGAGCTATTCTTATAATATTCAATAAATTTCTGAAGATTTTATGAAGTTAATGGAATGGGATTTCTACTTGGGTCAGCAATCAACTACCTCAAGTGATGCGATGGGAGGGGTGGTCATCATTCAATTCAACCATGACAAGAAGCTGCAGGAGGTGTCAAACAGAAACAGGAAGATGTTTATTTGATATAACTCAATAGTAATGTTCAACAGAGCAGATCCTCTTTGGTCAATGAGCACTTGCCCATCTACCGATCTCAGGGGGTTGATGGTTGCACCAAGCATCCCATCATACACAGCAATTCAGATTTCTACTGTCACAGGCAGCTCAGCATTCTGACTGTGATTAATCCAGTGTTTATTTGCACTATATCTCTTTGAATTGGCAACTTTTAAGTGATACAGTTTCTAGGTGTTAGATTTATGTTGTgcacaggttttttttaaaatctgctgcTGCAAGGTCTCAATACAATCTTTGTTGTGGGATCCACTtttctccaacatttctgttGCTGGGTCATAAACAATTGAACTTCATGACTTCCAGACGTCATCAATATCAATATTGATTGATGAGGCTTTTATTGATAATCTGTAAAATATTTCACAATTTGGATTCACGATTCTGTGATAAATTTAATTTCATAATGGAAGTGTCAGTGACTGCAATGTATTAGTAAGAATTGTCAGAGAAGATTATTCTGCACATTTTCATCAGAGATGTTAATCAGTAGAACCTTTCAGACACTGAAGTGTAGAATTTGCAAAAATTAGTGATTTAAAGTGACTTTAAAATTAAGCAAGGGAGATGTGAGAAGAAAACTTTTTCACAAAGTAAACTGTTGGGgtaggaatgcactgtctggaaatgcGGTGGAGAtatgttcaattgaggcattcaagggaGCACTGGACTTTTATTGGATAGTAATGATGTGCAGGAATATGGAAAACGTAGATGATTGGTACCAGGTAGTAGAGCCAGACTAGATAAGAggtagatcagagtggtgctggaaaagcacagcaagtcaggcagcatcttgctccttggatgctgcctgacttgctgtgcttttccagcaacactctgatctaaactctggtttccagcatctgcagtcctcactttcgcctagataAGAGGTAGTgcaggtatatgggccaaatgactaTATGCACCACAACAATTCTATGATCAATTTAAGATTGAAGTAAAAGTTCAGAATTTTATTGCAATGGCATTCCAAAATTGAGAGTTCTTGATTGAAGGGGAAATATGATGCTTTTAAGAAAGGACACTGCAGTCCTAAAAATAATTCGCCACACACTCAAAACATGAAACTCCAGCCATTTATAAAGGTTGTCAAAAAAACTGTCAGACTATCAAtgctggatgtgacaggacaATCTAAACTCTGCTGTCACATATGAACTTGTTGATGTCTTAGCAGGTTGAAGGACCGagtgaatgctttcccacacacagagcagcTGTATGGCCTCTGCCCAGAGTGAGTGCGTCGGTGTACAGAGAGGCCAGATGACTGCCTGAAACTCTTTCCACAAGAagtgcagctgaatggcctctcctcaGTGTGAATTCGGTGGTGTGACTGCAGGATAAATAATCGAGCAAATCCCTTCCCACAAACAGAGCAGGTAAAtggtctctcccctgtgtgaaccCGTTGGTGAGCAATGAGTGTAgatgattgagtgaatcccttcccacacatagaacagttgaatggtttctcccctgtgtgagtgCGCTGGTGTGCAGTGAGGGTGGATGACTGCTTAAAACACATTCCGCAGGAAtcgcagctgaagggcctctcctcaGTGTGAATTTTTTGATGCGTTGAAAGGCCAGATGACCTAATGAATCCCTCCCCACACACAGCgcaggtgaatggcttctccccagtgtgaattcgCTGGTGGATAGTTAGTGTAGATGTGCTATTGAATCTTTTCCCACAGAAAGTGCAGCTGAAGGGCTTTTCTTCAGTGTGAATTCTCTGGTGTATCATCAGGGAAGTTGACTGTGTAAATTTCTTCCCACACACAGAAcaggtgaatggtttctccccagtgtgaatgcgTCGATGAATTTCCAGCAGGGATGAATAATtgaatccttttccacagtccTCACATTTCCATGGCCTCTCACCAGTGTGAATACTTTGATGGTTTCTCAACAGGGATGGATAACTGAATCCTTTACCACAGTCCTCACATTTCCATAATTTTTCCATGGTGCCAGTATATTGGTGCTTTCCACATTGGATGATCAGTTTATCCCTCTTCCACATACACTCCTGCTCTGAAAGGTGCAATGATTTTAGCTGTCAGGTCTCACTGCTTTGGAAGAATCTCATACATCCATAAGTGTCTATCAGCTTTTCCAGTGATAGTGACGTTTGAAATATCTTGAATTGAGAAACCTTGTCAGATCTGGACATCGAGTTTGAAGCTATTCCTCTACAAATCTTCCACGCCTTGCAGCCTGAAAAAGAAAAGTACAAAACTCTTCATGTCTCGATTAACCATTTCCTTTCTCCAGTCTTTGCCTCCCTTTACTCTGGGCTGGTTTCAATTCTCAAGCCATAGTGTGCACAGTGGAATTAAACTAAATGAGAAGCAATCATTTTCTCTCCCACATGCAGGGATCTTGAAGCTCTTGCTTCACCAAGACGATTGTATGCTCCCGAAAGTGACCTGCAAACCCGGGACCTGCAGAGATTCCTCCTCAGGGTTTGCAACCTCCAGTGGATGTGTGTGAATCCTCACTGTACAGGTTTTCCCTCCTCACCAGAAATCAGAGGACTCATTGATTCCGTCCCAAAGGTATTTACTTCTTCACTGTAGCCTTCACTTGCTGCCCCACGATGGAGGACGTATTTTTGGACTTATTCTGGGGAAGGAGAGGCCCACCAACTGCAGCACAAACCTGGGAGCTGCTGATGTTGGCCAGagtctgcagctgtacaaagtgtTACTAACATCATCTGGGCCAGCACGGCTCCATCTCGCCCTCTACCGGCCACAGAAGTTACAAACAAATGACACTCGATTGGCATCTCTGCGCATGGGCAAGCGGAATGATTGACGGGAGCATGGACCAACGGACAAACAGGACAGACACAGTAGGGCGGGACAGAATGGTGGCCGTGAACGGGGCGTCTAAATCACAGAAACACCCGAGTGTCTGTCGCCGGATTAAAAGTCCGACCACGCGCTTCCAATTCACAGTTAAAAACATTGATGTTTAAATGAAGCCTCCCGACCTACCCGCTGCCATAACCGTCCAAACCTTTCTATTAGGCCCCCTGAGTCCGACCTGAAGACACCACCGAGCATGCTCCTGACGGAGAGATGATTGACAGACAGATAGTACCAATAggaagagggagaaagggaagccCGACCGGAAGTTTGGTCTACCATCCAATCGGAGCGAATGAGGGGCGGGACCCGTCAtggatagaaaataggagcaggaggaggccattcagtccttcagagTCAGCACAGACCATAAccccagactaaactagtcctccctccacatatttcttatccaaatgtcttttcaatggtgtaactgcatctaccactttctctggcagtttatttccacactgtaaaaaaaCAAATGTCCcccatgtatttttaaaatctttcccctctcaccttaaaaatatgccttgaaatcccccacccttgggaaaagacatttgccattcatcttttgtgtgcctctcatgatattataaacctcgaCAAATTCattcctcaatctcctatgctccagttaaaaaagtcccagtctacccagcctctccttatacttaaacactccattcctggcaacatcctggtaaatcttttctgaggcctgtccagcttaataatatccttactataaccaggtgaccagaactggacacagcactccagaaggaacttcaccaacatcctgtacaatctcagcaTAATGtctcaacacctatactcaaaggtctttGTAATCTTATATAACCTTCTTAACTGTCCACCATACCACCAATTCTGGAGTTGTTATCTGAAAACCTTTGAGCATGCTCCACCAATCAATACGATCATAGAGAATCATCAAACTCAGTGCCCTGATCCTGCTTTGTCCCCATAGCCTTTTTCCTTTCAGCTCTAAGAACTGCATGTAAGTCCTTAAAGTCcccaaaactgcagatgctggaaatctaaagcaaaaataggaattgctggagaaatccagTTGGTCtgacagcattcatggagagaacttcactggacctaaaacatttctctagtaatttctgattttatatCTAACTCGTTAATGAATAAATTCAATGGTTTTGCCTCAACCAATTTTGGggacagagaatttcacaggctcaccactctctgggttctcctcatctcagttctgaataaTCTACTtcttatccttagactgtgatctcTGGTTCTGACACCCTGGTCATCAGAAACATCCTTTATCTATTAGGCCTGTAAGGAGGCCCATGTTTGAAAGACACAAAATGGCCAACAAGTATTCAACAGAATGAAATAGCCTGCTACAATATTTAAGTGCAACATAATGGTATCTTTGAACAGGCCTATTCCAAGGTCAATAAGGGACCCTGCAAGCAACCATTTGAGACAGTTTGATAACAGGCTGTCTAAGGATAGACAAATAATTGATTAAAGCCTCATTAATG includes the following:
- the LOC132836126 gene encoding zinc finger protein 239-like, with product MWKRDKLIIQCGKHQYTGTMEKLWKCEDCGKGFSYPSLLRNHQSIHTGERPWKCEDCGKGFNYSSLLEIHRRIHTGEKPFTCSVCGKKFTQSTSLMIHQRIHTEEKPFSCTFCGKRFNSTSTLTIHQRIHTGEKPFTCAVCGEGFIRSSGLSTHQKIHTEERPFSCDSCGMCFKQSSTLTAHQRTHTGEKPFNCSMCGKGFTQSSTLIAHQRVHTGERPFTCSVCGKGFARLFILQSHHRIHTEERPFSCTSCGKSFRQSSGLSVHRRTHSGQRPYSCSVCGKAFTRSFNLLRHQQVHM